The following proteins come from a genomic window of Polyangiaceae bacterium:
- the trmFO gene encoding methylenetetrahydrofolate--tRNA-(uracil(54)-C(5))-methyltransferase (FADH(2)-oxidizing) TrmFO encodes MTNVVTVVGAGLAGSEAALQLAARGVHVRLLEQKPLRRTPAQSSDSLCELVCSNSFRGAALSNAVGLLKEEMRRLGSFVMRAADKTRVPAGGALAVNRELFSAEMTRMLEEAELVEVVAGEVTSVPDQRPCIIATGPLTGDALAADIAARVGSEALAYYDAIAPIVAADSIDWDKVFCASRWDKGESEEDKTAYVNCPLTREQYEAFVRDIRDARKVEPKAFEDVRYFEGCLPIEVMAERGERTLAFGPMKPVGLTDPRTGRWPHAVVQLRKEDEAGTAYNLVGFQTRMAWGEQARIFRTIPGLEQAEFLRYGAVHRNTFIAAPRLLDETMQLRSDPGLYFAGQIAGTEGYVESAAGGWLAAHFVAERLAGREPVLPPKTTAHGGLLTHLGRNANDYQPSNITFSHLEPWNGQRLKKRAKYEKMAERALGDLQSWQPR; translated from the coding sequence GTGACGAACGTGGTGACCGTGGTTGGAGCGGGCCTGGCGGGCTCGGAGGCCGCGCTCCAGCTCGCGGCCCGCGGCGTTCATGTCCGCTTGCTCGAGCAGAAGCCGCTGCGCCGGACCCCGGCGCAGTCGAGCGACAGCCTGTGCGAGCTGGTGTGCAGCAACTCGTTCCGCGGTGCGGCGCTGTCGAACGCCGTGGGCTTGCTCAAGGAGGAGATGCGCCGTCTCGGGTCGTTCGTGATGCGCGCGGCGGACAAGACGCGCGTGCCGGCGGGCGGCGCCCTGGCCGTGAATCGCGAGCTGTTCAGCGCGGAAATGACGCGCATGCTCGAAGAGGCGGAGCTCGTGGAGGTCGTGGCGGGCGAGGTGACGTCCGTCCCGGACCAGCGCCCATGCATCATCGCAACGGGGCCGCTCACCGGCGATGCCCTCGCGGCGGACATCGCAGCGCGTGTCGGCAGCGAAGCGCTCGCCTACTACGATGCCATCGCGCCCATCGTCGCAGCGGACAGCATCGACTGGGACAAGGTGTTTTGCGCCTCCCGCTGGGACAAGGGGGAGAGCGAAGAGGACAAGACTGCGTACGTGAACTGTCCGCTCACACGCGAGCAGTACGAAGCGTTCGTCCGTGACATCCGTGACGCGCGCAAGGTCGAGCCCAAGGCCTTCGAGGACGTCCGCTATTTCGAGGGCTGCTTGCCCATCGAGGTGATGGCCGAGCGCGGCGAACGCACCCTCGCGTTTGGCCCCATGAAGCCCGTCGGGCTCACGGATCCTCGCACCGGTCGGTGGCCCCACGCGGTCGTACAGCTGCGCAAGGAGGACGAGGCCGGCACGGCCTACAACCTGGTCGGGTTCCAGACGCGCATGGCATGGGGCGAACAAGCGCGAATTTTCCGGACGATTCCCGGCCTCGAACAGGCGGAGTTCTTGCGCTACGGTGCCGTGCATCGCAACACGTTCATTGCGGCGCCGCGGCTGCTCGACGAGACCATGCAGCTCCGCTCCGACCCGGGGCTCTACTTCGCCGGACAGATCGCGGGCACCGAAGGCTACGTCGAGAGCGCGGCCGGCGGCTGGCTCGCAGCGCATTTCGTTGCCGAGCGTCTCGCCGGACGCGAGCCCGTGCTCCCGCCCAAGACGACTGCCCATGGCGGCCTGCTGACGCACCTGGGCCGCAACGCGAACGACTATCAACCGTCGAACATCACGTTCTCGCACCTCGAACCCTGGAACGGGCAGCGCCTCAAGAAACGCGCGAAGTACGAGAAGATGGCCGAACGTGCCCTCGGCGATCTGCAGAGCTGGCAGCCGCGCTAA
- the topA gene encoding type I DNA topoisomerase, with protein sequence MSKTLVVVESPAKAKTIKKYLGPGYEVLASKGHVKDLPKKMGIDVEHGFKETYEVIESKAKVLAELKSSAKKAERVLLATDPDREGEAIAWHIAEELKRPKLDLARVEFHEITKKGVQKGLDAPRELDAHLYDAQRARRVLDRIVGYDVSALVWNKLAFGLSAGRVQSVALRLIVEREREIEAFVPEEYWNIGVALMGKARQPVSARLSRVDGEKITVRSGEHAGGIRADLESAKYRIASVTKREQKRNAPAPYTTSKLQQDATSYLRFTTKRTMSIAQKLYEGVDLKKDGGPVGLITYMRTDSVRVSQDAIDAVRPFISETYGKDYLPAKPNTFKSKKSAQEAHEAIRPTSMELTPALVRRHLSDEQYKLYKLIWDRFVASQMAPAVYDQTGVDIEAKPTRSGGRHQVYMLRVSGKVLKFAGWLAQYGKGEDGFDSTTATLAGEDETTPRDQSDSVLPPEPGANGNGNGNGKAVAFTFDSEDGNLPELGEGEEMVIVTPPGVVTDQKFTQPPPRYNEGSLVRELEKRGIGRPSTYAEIISKVQARDYVEKLPGGQMQATELGKIVVDGLVSTDLDFMDPSFTAKMEEDLDEVEAGKLGRVALLGRFYKRFKEVLDTAKKQKRWAPEPERTEFTCEECGGTMLKRWSKNGWFLGCENYPKCKFTQDLGKDGAAPAQPRVTDIACEKCGKPMVIKSGRYGEFLACSGYPTCKSSRPLPLGVPCPKCGGDIVEVRAKKRGGRTFYGCMNYPKCDFKLWQKPLPEPCPLCKHPFLVYGGTKKTPKIVCPRGKECGYSRGVDEPSPTAEAGKASKETRSVESEAPATAASP encoded by the coding sequence ATGAGCAAGACGCTCGTCGTCGTCGAGTCACCGGCCAAGGCCAAGACGATCAAGAAGTACCTTGGGCCGGGGTACGAGGTCCTCGCCAGCAAGGGCCACGTCAAGGATCTGCCCAAGAAGATGGGGATCGACGTCGAGCACGGCTTCAAGGAGACCTACGAGGTCATCGAGAGCAAGGCGAAGGTGCTCGCCGAGCTCAAGTCGTCGGCGAAGAAGGCAGAGCGCGTGCTGCTTGCCACCGACCCGGATCGCGAGGGAGAGGCCATCGCGTGGCACATCGCGGAGGAGCTCAAGCGGCCCAAGCTGGATCTGGCGCGGGTGGAGTTCCACGAGATCACCAAGAAGGGCGTGCAGAAGGGGCTCGATGCGCCGAGGGAGCTGGACGCACATCTCTATGATGCCCAGCGCGCCCGGCGGGTCCTCGACCGCATCGTGGGGTACGACGTCTCGGCGCTGGTGTGGAACAAGCTCGCCTTCGGCCTGAGCGCCGGGCGCGTGCAGTCCGTGGCGCTCCGGCTCATTGTGGAGCGCGAGCGCGAGATCGAGGCGTTCGTCCCCGAGGAGTACTGGAACATCGGCGTGGCCTTGATGGGCAAGGCGCGCCAGCCCGTGTCGGCGCGCCTGTCGCGGGTGGACGGCGAGAAGATCACGGTCCGGAGCGGCGAGCACGCCGGTGGCATCCGCGCGGATCTGGAGAGCGCGAAGTATCGCATCGCTTCTGTGACCAAGCGGGAGCAGAAGCGCAACGCGCCGGCTCCGTACACCACCAGCAAGCTGCAGCAGGACGCCACCAGCTACCTCCGCTTCACCACCAAGCGGACCATGAGCATCGCCCAGAAGCTGTACGAGGGCGTGGATCTCAAGAAAGACGGCGGCCCCGTCGGCCTCATCACCTACATGCGTACGGACAGCGTGCGGGTGAGCCAAGACGCGATCGACGCCGTGCGGCCGTTCATCTCGGAGACGTACGGGAAGGACTATCTGCCCGCCAAGCCGAACACCTTCAAGTCGAAGAAGAGCGCACAGGAAGCGCACGAGGCGATCCGCCCGACGAGCATGGAGCTGACGCCCGCGCTGGTGCGGCGCCATCTCTCGGACGAGCAGTACAAACTGTACAAGTTGATCTGGGATCGCTTCGTGGCGTCGCAGATGGCGCCGGCGGTGTACGACCAGACGGGCGTGGACATCGAGGCCAAGCCCACCCGCAGTGGTGGGCGCCACCAGGTGTACATGCTGCGCGTCAGCGGCAAGGTGCTCAAGTTCGCCGGCTGGCTCGCGCAGTACGGCAAGGGGGAAGACGGCTTCGACAGCACCACGGCGACGCTCGCGGGGGAGGACGAGACCACGCCGCGGGACCAGAGCGACAGCGTGTTGCCGCCCGAGCCCGGCGCGAACGGCAACGGCAACGGCAACGGCAAGGCCGTCGCGTTCACCTTCGACTCGGAGGACGGCAACCTGCCGGAGCTCGGCGAAGGGGAAGAGATGGTGATCGTGACCCCTCCGGGCGTGGTCACCGATCAGAAGTTCACGCAGCCGCCGCCGCGGTACAACGAAGGATCGCTGGTGCGCGAGCTCGAGAAGCGCGGCATCGGTCGGCCCAGCACCTACGCGGAGATCATCAGCAAGGTGCAGGCGCGGGACTACGTGGAGAAGCTGCCCGGCGGGCAGATGCAGGCCACGGAGCTCGGCAAGATCGTAGTGGACGGCCTGGTGAGCACGGATCTGGATTTCATGGACCCGAGCTTCACCGCCAAGATGGAAGAAGATCTGGACGAGGTCGAAGCCGGCAAGCTCGGCCGCGTGGCGCTGCTCGGCCGCTTCTACAAGCGCTTCAAGGAGGTGCTCGACACTGCCAAGAAGCAGAAGCGCTGGGCGCCGGAGCCTGAGCGCACGGAGTTCACTTGCGAAGAGTGCGGCGGCACCATGCTCAAGCGCTGGAGCAAGAACGGCTGGTTCCTGGGGTGCGAGAACTACCCGAAGTGCAAGTTCACCCAAGATCTGGGCAAGGACGGGGCGGCTCCGGCACAGCCGCGGGTTACGGACATCGCTTGCGAGAAGTGTGGCAAGCCGATGGTCATCAAGTCCGGGCGTTACGGTGAGTTCCTGGCGTGCAGCGGCTACCCGACGTGCAAGAGCTCGCGGCCGTTGCCCCTCGGAGTGCCGTGCCCCAAGTGTGGCGGCGACATCGTGGAAGTCCGCGCCAAGAAGCGGGGCGGACGCACCTTCTACGGTTGCATGAACTACCCCAAGTGCGACTTCAAGCTCTGGCAGAAGCCCCTGCCGGAGCCGTGCCCGCTGTGCAAGCACCCGTTCCTGGTGTACGGCGGCACCAAGAAGACGCCGAAGATCGTGTGCCCCCGTGGCAAAGAGTGTGGCTACTCCCGCGGCGTGGACGAGCCGTCGCCCACGGCGGAAGCCGGCAAGGCGAGCAAAGAGACGCGCAGCGTGGAGAGCGAAGCTCCCGCCACGGCCGCCAGCCCGTGA
- the hemW gene encoding radical SAM family heme chaperone HemW produces MSSAKDPGKSPLGVYVHFPWCLKKCPYCDFLSIARERGSLPHQAYASAVLAELSRRREALGSRRLESVFFGGGTPSLWEPAELGRVLRGVLLAFEPEADVEVTVECNPTSFDAERARALMDVGVNRVSIGVQSLSEERLQFLGRLHDASGGLRAVEAAVRAGVPRVSADLIFGVAGQSPDEAAQEARALADLGLEHVSAYALTIEPGTQFGALARRGKLPLATDDRVAECFLAVDDALTDVGFEHYEISNYCRGGARARHNVGYWVGNEYLGLGTGAWGTWRTVRAGRQRYKNTSIPERYLSEDWDRADVHVTGPLVSAIELIDDETALRERLLLSLRLAEGIDLDAACRDLDVDPFTPERVRSIERLVAHGRLVRDGGILRIPKSAWLYADGTIAELF; encoded by the coding sequence ATGTCTTCAGCAAAGGACCCTGGGAAATCCCCGCTGGGCGTCTATGTCCACTTCCCGTGGTGCCTCAAGAAGTGCCCCTATTGTGACTTCCTGAGCATCGCCCGGGAACGGGGCTCCCTGCCCCACCAGGCGTACGCTTCGGCGGTGCTTGCGGAGCTTTCGAGACGCCGTGAAGCGCTGGGTTCCCGCCGCCTGGAGAGCGTGTTTTTCGGGGGTGGCACGCCGTCGCTGTGGGAGCCCGCCGAGCTCGGCCGCGTCCTTCGTGGTGTGCTTCTCGCCTTCGAGCCCGAAGCCGACGTCGAGGTCACGGTGGAGTGCAATCCGACGAGCTTCGACGCCGAGCGCGCCCGCGCCCTCATGGATGTGGGGGTCAATCGCGTGAGCATCGGGGTGCAGAGTCTCAGCGAGGAGCGCCTCCAGTTTCTGGGCCGGCTCCACGACGCCTCGGGGGGTCTGCGAGCCGTCGAAGCGGCGGTTCGCGCGGGCGTGCCGCGGGTGAGTGCGGATCTCATCTTCGGTGTCGCAGGGCAGTCCCCGGACGAAGCCGCACAAGAAGCGCGTGCCCTCGCCGACCTCGGGCTCGAGCACGTCTCCGCGTATGCCCTGACCATCGAGCCCGGTACCCAGTTCGGTGCCCTTGCCCGCCGCGGCAAGCTGCCTCTAGCAACGGACGACCGCGTCGCCGAGTGCTTCCTCGCCGTCGACGACGCGCTCACCGACGTAGGCTTCGAGCACTACGAGATCTCGAACTATTGCCGCGGCGGCGCCCGCGCACGCCACAACGTCGGCTACTGGGTGGGCAACGAGTACCTCGGTCTCGGCACCGGTGCGTGGGGCACTTGGCGCACCGTGCGCGCGGGCCGCCAGCGCTACAAGAACACTTCTATCCCGGAGCGCTACCTCTCCGAGGACTGGGACCGCGCCGACGTGCACGTCACCGGTCCGCTCGTCAGCGCCATCGAGCTGATTGACGACGAGACCGCGCTTCGCGAGCGGCTGCTCCTCTCGCTGCGTCTCGCCGAGGGCATCGATCTCGACGCCGCCTGCCGGGACCTCGACGTCGATCCGTTCACGCCAGAGCGGGTCCGCAGCATCGAGCGGCTCGTCGCCCACGGCCGCCTCGTCCGCGACGGGGGCATCCTGCGCATCCCGAAGTCTGCCTGGCTCTACGCCGACGGCACCATCGCCGAGCTCTTCTAA